Proteins encoded together in one Citromicrobium bathyomarinum window:
- a CDS encoding TonB-dependent receptor, protein MNLVLRGVLLSSAATALVAGVSPALAQDSEVSSDSQADEPQEGGIGEIVVTARKREESLQDVPVAVSAFDEKLIENRDITSVEKIAAIAPNFNVGRASNGSGAQLTLRGIGSSSTSIGIEQSVAVVVDGAYYGQGRVIQEGFFDLQRVEVLKGPQALFFGKNATAGVISITSADPGPNPEFMLRGGYEFQAQQYRVEGVASVPLSDTVGVRLAARYSNSNKGYYRNESVDRTYSVFDLATSTTEDLIATPAPTWQPAEEEFIGRATLKIEPSDRLTLTLKGTFDSNNVNNSSWNYVPYACGLPSGVSQLTEYACERDFVTHQNNIPAAIAASGFPFARQDGSLYNRYRSAAGTLNVQYDADVLQISSVTNYQWTNNRWACACDFQSSDISNWATENSSWKAFSQELRALSQLDGPFNFMVGALYQTTKRDFEQYIILGGVANSAAPPGFEYVGTSKTSFTDGDTLAVFGQATFEITPTLEVSAGGRYTTESKDSFFTQPYNNPGLAAIFRPQDDPDGLGVITASQDFTDFSPEATITWKPSTGLMIYGAYKTAYKSGGFSNGGINSKFSADPKDDLTFDPETAEGFEFGIKSTLLDRQLRLNLTLFTYDYKDLQVDFFNSPIFAFQTLTADARTRGVELEFEFAPRGVPGLNLSGSINYTDAQYTDFPLAPCYAGQTVSEGCTLIGGITARQDLTGAALSVAPDWTGNLGVVYEMPVGSSMKLGFNADARYSDEYLASGFGNPLSLQDRYVTLDVGVRFGADDDNWTLAVIGKNLTNQFYVTGVVDGPQTGSGTGTATGVRADQVGFGSLPRTVMVEVTKRF, encoded by the coding sequence ATGAACCTCGTTCTTCGCGGTGTGTTGTTGTCGTCTGCTGCGACCGCGCTGGTGGCTGGTGTTTCTCCGGCCCTTGCGCAGGACAGCGAGGTCTCATCGGATAGCCAGGCGGACGAGCCGCAGGAGGGCGGGATCGGAGAGATCGTCGTCACCGCGCGCAAGCGTGAGGAAAGCCTGCAGGACGTGCCCGTTGCTGTCAGTGCCTTCGACGAAAAGCTGATCGAGAACCGGGACATCACCAGTGTCGAGAAGATCGCCGCGATCGCGCCGAATTTCAATGTCGGGCGCGCGTCGAACGGTTCGGGCGCGCAGCTGACCCTGCGCGGTATCGGCTCCTCCTCCACCTCGATCGGTATCGAGCAGTCGGTCGCGGTGGTGGTCGACGGGGCATACTACGGTCAGGGCCGCGTCATTCAGGAAGGCTTTTTCGATCTGCAGCGGGTCGAGGTTCTCAAGGGGCCGCAGGCGCTCTTCTTCGGCAAGAACGCGACGGCCGGCGTCATTTCGATTACCAGCGCAGACCCCGGGCCGAACCCTGAATTCATGCTGCGCGGCGGCTACGAATTCCAGGCGCAGCAGTATCGCGTCGAAGGGGTTGCCTCGGTTCCGTTGTCGGACACGGTCGGCGTCCGCCTCGCCGCGCGCTACTCGAACTCCAACAAGGGATACTACCGCAACGAAAGCGTCGACCGGACCTATTCGGTCTTCGACCTGGCGACTAGCACGACCGAAGACCTGATCGCGACGCCCGCGCCAACCTGGCAGCCTGCGGAAGAGGAATTCATCGGTCGCGCCACGCTCAAGATAGAACCGAGCGATCGCCTTACGCTCACCCTCAAGGGGACGTTCGACAGCAATAATGTCAACAACTCCTCGTGGAATTACGTCCCCTATGCATGCGGCCTGCCCTCGGGCGTCTCGCAGCTCACCGAATATGCGTGCGAGAGGGACTTCGTCACGCACCAGAACAACATTCCCGCAGCGATCGCCGCCAGCGGCTTCCCTTTTGCAAGGCAGGACGGCTCGCTCTACAACCGCTATCGGTCGGCCGCGGGCACGCTGAACGTCCAGTATGATGCGGACGTGCTGCAGATCAGTTCGGTGACCAATTACCAGTGGACCAACAACCGCTGGGCCTGCGCCTGCGACTTCCAGTCGAGCGACATTTCCAACTGGGCGACCGAGAATTCGAGCTGGAAGGCGTTCTCGCAGGAGCTGCGCGCGCTGAGCCAGCTCGACGGCCCGTTCAATTTCATGGTCGGCGCGCTCTATCAGACGACCAAGCGCGACTTCGAGCAGTACATCATTCTTGGCGGTGTCGCCAACAGCGCGGCCCCTCCCGGCTTCGAGTATGTCGGGACTTCAAAGACGAGCTTCACCGACGGCGACACCCTCGCCGTATTCGGTCAGGCGACTTTCGAGATCACGCCGACCCTCGAAGTTTCGGCCGGTGGCCGGTATACGACTGAATCGAAGGACAGCTTTTTCACCCAGCCGTACAACAATCCCGGGCTGGCCGCGATCTTCCGTCCGCAGGACGATCCGGACGGGCTGGGCGTCATCACCGCGAGCCAGGACTTCACCGATTTCTCGCCCGAAGCGACGATCACATGGAAGCCTTCGACCGGCCTCATGATCTATGGCGCGTACAAGACCGCCTACAAATCGGGCGGCTTCTCCAACGGCGGCATCAACTCCAAGTTTTCCGCGGACCCGAAGGACGACCTGACATTCGATCCCGAGACTGCCGAGGGCTTCGAATTCGGCATTAAATCGACGCTGCTGGATCGTCAGCTGCGCCTGAACCTGACGCTGTTCACCTATGACTACAAGGATCTGCAGGTCGACTTCTTCAACTCGCCGATCTTCGCGTTCCAGACGCTCACGGCAGATGCCCGGACGCGCGGCGTCGAGCTGGAGTTCGAATTCGCCCCCCGCGGCGTTCCCGGACTGAACCTGAGCGGCTCGATCAACTACACGGACGCCCAATATACCGATTTCCCGTTGGCCCCCTGCTATGCCGGCCAGACAGTTTCGGAAGGATGCACGCTGATCGGCGGGATCACGGCCCGCCAGGATCTGACCGGCGCTGCGCTGTCGGTCGCGCCGGACTGGACCGGAAATCTTGGCGTGGTCTATGAAATGCCGGTGGGCAGCAGCATGAAGCTCGGCTTCAATGCCGATGCTCGCTATTCCGACGAATACCTGGCATCGGGCTTCGGCAATCCCCTGTCGCTGCAGGATCGCTACGTCACGCTCGACGTTGGCGTGCGCTTCGGTGCCGACGACGATAACTGGACGCTGGCGGTGATCGGCAAGAACCTGACGAACCAGTTCTACGTGACCGGGGTCGTCGATGGCCCGCAGACGGGTAGCGGGACGGGCACCGCGACCGGCGTCAGGGCCGACCAGGTCGGCTTCGGATCGCTGCCGCGCACCGTGATGGTGGAAGTCACCAAGCGGTTCTGA
- a CDS encoding helix-turn-helix transcriptional regulator: MATLAREFGNGVRVRRKARGLTQAKLGEAAGLSEEWLRRIERGAGTPSFDAIEALSEALGCSAGDLFTVPSTRDQNLTRIDAMLADLPIDDLAWVEELLSVALRGRGE, translated from the coding sequence TTGGCCACACTGGCGAGAGAGTTTGGGAATGGGGTCCGTGTTCGCCGGAAAGCGCGCGGGCTCACGCAAGCAAAGCTCGGTGAGGCAGCTGGACTGAGCGAGGAGTGGTTACGTCGCATCGAACGGGGTGCCGGTACGCCGTCGTTTGACGCTATCGAAGCCTTATCAGAAGCTCTCGGGTGCTCGGCTGGTGATCTCTTCACCGTGCCGTCAACTCGTGATCAGAACCTCACGAGAATCGATGCAATGCTCGCCGATCTGCCCATCGATGATTTGGCATGGGTGGAGGAGCTGCTTTCGGTCGCTCTGCGCGGTAGAGGCGAATAA
- a CDS encoding reverse transcriptase domain-containing protein, with protein sequence MPVAIPNFSYSYNRNGKPIFVPSKIGRRIGQELKQAVEKAYAFDPIYYHLRKGGHVAAIHDHRKNKLFARIDIANFFYSISRRRVQSALERTGIGNERFYAKWSTVSNPFGNPPYALPYGFPQSTILASLVVASSDVGRHLCGLPDDVHVAAYVDDISLSSDDGDALEAAYETTLRALAADGFAISTEKLRPPSEAIDIFNCDLSEGVTTVRDERIDQFFREGPSPAAEEAFVAYCATVEDGNTP encoded by the coding sequence ATGCCCGTGGCAATCCCAAATTTCTCTTATTCCTACAATCGGAACGGAAAACCAATCTTCGTCCCGAGCAAGATCGGCAGGCGGATTGGTCAGGAGCTTAAACAAGCTGTCGAAAAGGCCTATGCCTTCGATCCAATCTATTATCACCTGAGGAAAGGTGGGCATGTTGCGGCGATCCATGATCACCGGAAGAATAAGCTATTCGCGCGTATCGATATCGCCAATTTCTTCTACAGCATCTCACGGCGACGCGTACAAAGCGCGCTGGAACGGACCGGGATCGGGAACGAGCGGTTTTACGCCAAATGGTCAACGGTCTCGAACCCGTTCGGCAACCCGCCATATGCTCTGCCCTACGGCTTTCCTCAATCAACTATCCTTGCATCCCTAGTTGTGGCGAGCTCGGATGTTGGTAGACACTTGTGCGGGCTTCCAGACGACGTCCACGTGGCAGCCTATGTGGATGACATTTCTCTTTCTTCAGACGATGGTGATGCGCTGGAAGCGGCCTATGAAACGACCTTGCGTGCTCTTGCGGCAGACGGATTTGCCATCAGCACGGAGAAGCTTCGACCGCCTTCGGAAGCTATCGACATCTTCAACTGCGATCTTTCTGAAGGTGTGACTACCGTTAGAGATGAGCGCATTGATCAATTTTTCAGAGAAGGGCCAAGCCCCGCAGCCGAAGAGGCATTTGTGGCATATTGCGCTACTGTAGAGGACGGAAACACGCCGTAG
- a CDS encoding reverse transcriptase domain-containing protein gives MSSEEQERVRRHRIRVAFEQLPRIGNFRKPARARMRLKPKRNGQGHRGITSFGWVDKARQFVLRSAFQPFANLHEAQFMYAHEGIPRGPAAVREALLSSLADRGDGWSFLQFDIVDFYGSISHAWLESNLGIDPMVVSRHVHTGQMMIKRPRKMATVHATHEANAEGGLRGIPQGSALSPIIADWIMAQVLRDTAVFDELPVYVWSDNVGVLAPRHREREIVGLVREAFERHGAGPFKLTYSAKPTVEEFKFLGTNYRVDECGVPHAYIAEQIWSNWVSSIGSRLLIAGSNEIADIERHVAGKRAAWSWWGGWPAIEDEVASLIASAKMQPGVSERIAA, from the coding sequence ATGTCATCAGAAGAGCAGGAACGGGTGAGGCGGCATCGGATACGAGTTGCCTTCGAACAGCTTCCACGCATCGGCAACTTCCGCAAGCCTGCCCGCGCGCGAATGCGTCTCAAGCCAAAGCGCAATGGGCAAGGGCATCGCGGAATTACCTCTTTCGGCTGGGTAGATAAAGCGCGTCAGTTTGTGCTCCGCTCAGCCTTCCAACCCTTTGCGAACCTCCACGAGGCCCAGTTCATGTATGCGCATGAAGGAATTCCTCGTGGACCAGCGGCGGTTCGCGAAGCTCTCCTCTCGTCCCTCGCTGATCGCGGTGATGGATGGTCGTTCCTGCAATTCGACATCGTGGACTTCTACGGGTCGATCTCGCACGCATGGCTGGAGAGTAACCTCGGCATCGATCCGATGGTCGTATCTCGTCATGTCCATACCGGGCAGATGATGATTAAGCGTCCTAGGAAGATGGCCACCGTTCATGCCACGCATGAAGCAAACGCAGAGGGGGGTCTGCGGGGAATACCGCAAGGATCGGCGCTCTCTCCCATCATCGCCGACTGGATAATGGCCCAGGTTCTAAGAGATACCGCTGTCTTCGACGAACTGCCGGTCTACGTTTGGTCGGACAACGTCGGCGTGCTTGCACCCCGGCATAGGGAGAGAGAGATCGTCGGCCTTGTCCGAGAAGCTTTCGAGCGACACGGCGCAGGCCCCTTCAAACTAACATACAGCGCCAAGCCGACCGTTGAAGAGTTCAAGTTCCTTGGCACCAATTATCGAGTGGACGAGTGCGGGGTGCCGCACGCCTATATTGCAGAGCAAATCTGGTCCAACTGGGTCTCGTCGATCGGGAGCCGACTGCTGATCGCGGGGTCCAACGAAATTGCAGATATTGAGCGTCACGTGGCCGGAAAGCGGGCGGCGTGGTCTTGGTGGGGCGGGTGGCCTGCAATTGAGGATGAGGTTGCTTCGCTTATCGCCAGCGCGAAGATGCAACCGGGCGTGTCAGAACGCATCGCTGCCTGA
- a CDS encoding site-specific integrase produces the protein MDDEMANYPGLHRPKNSSRWWVRKRTPMEIVAVVGKESIRRSLGTESKREAIRLYPIKMAEIELMFARARDELRSMPAKRAAIATGCIDALGRGELENLVRDWWNGRSAIRQPSPDDDTGIQGAIEAIEADQALGSQAREEGRDLATDMADRLLVEAGAASRPLKLGRIKTAVHYASVDHDGPAFRRLRSLVAEGLRHETMLARDHLTGEARTPAHPIFNPMGHAGEEHRGTVGDLLDDYRAERERLHGTESTARKYGLLFRLIEEEWGRELPTSQITRQRCAHLVAFIERLPANGTKKFPRLTFAQSIVAADDGDHKRLAPNTVRSYVQGLCTILRWGALHGYGVTVKTEGLKPKREAEVERRGMTPDELRTIFRHLAAFRIEAPHKFWIPALAAYTGARAGELCQLRTEDAVTVNGVRCLNLTRFDRTGRAVEGKRFKNRNSERILPIHDELLAAGFEDYVRSCGKTDRLFPGLTRSAKGSYSDNFSKWFGRFMDGVGLRDASLVFHSFRHGFRDACRMADIPDDTANALGGWAAINQGQRYGDRTAVPLLHRALQKVQYDDFSLISVLRKDST, from the coding sequence ATGGACGATGAAATGGCGAACTACCCCGGGCTACACAGACCGAAAAACTCCAGCCGCTGGTGGGTGCGCAAGCGCACGCCAATGGAGATCGTCGCGGTTGTTGGAAAAGAATCGATCCGCCGCAGCTTGGGTACCGAGAGCAAGCGGGAAGCGATCCGGCTCTACCCGATCAAGATGGCTGAGATTGAGCTGATGTTTGCGAGAGCTAGGGACGAGCTCCGATCAATGCCTGCTAAACGAGCGGCCATTGCAACCGGTTGCATCGATGCACTCGGTAGAGGTGAGTTGGAAAACCTCGTTCGCGACTGGTGGAACGGTCGGAGCGCAATCCGCCAGCCCTCCCCGGATGACGACACAGGCATTCAAGGTGCTATCGAAGCCATCGAGGCGGATCAGGCACTAGGGTCTCAAGCCCGAGAAGAGGGGCGAGACTTGGCTACCGATATGGCCGATCGGCTGCTTGTAGAAGCAGGTGCCGCGAGTAGGCCCCTTAAGCTCGGTAGGATAAAAACTGCGGTCCACTATGCGTCGGTCGATCACGACGGCCCAGCCTTCAGACGCTTGAGATCGCTGGTAGCGGAAGGCTTGCGGCATGAAACCATGCTCGCGAGGGATCACCTCACCGGTGAGGCGCGAACGCCTGCCCATCCCATCTTTAATCCCATGGGACACGCTGGTGAGGAGCATAGGGGCACCGTTGGCGACCTTCTGGACGACTATCGCGCGGAGCGGGAGCGCCTCCATGGCACCGAGAGCACCGCTCGAAAGTACGGCTTACTCTTCCGTCTCATTGAGGAAGAATGGGGACGAGAACTACCTACCTCTCAGATCACGCGGCAGCGTTGCGCCCATCTGGTCGCCTTCATCGAACGGCTCCCCGCGAATGGAACCAAGAAGTTCCCAAGGCTGACTTTTGCTCAATCCATCGTGGCTGCCGATGACGGCGATCATAAGCGCCTCGCACCGAATACTGTAAGGAGCTACGTGCAAGGGCTCTGCACCATCCTTCGCTGGGGCGCACTTCACGGCTACGGCGTAACCGTCAAAACCGAAGGTTTGAAGCCAAAGCGGGAGGCCGAAGTCGAGCGACGCGGAATGACGCCGGATGAATTGAGGACGATCTTTCGGCATCTTGCAGCATTCCGCATTGAAGCCCCTCACAAGTTTTGGATACCTGCTTTGGCAGCGTACACCGGAGCCCGCGCTGGCGAGCTATGCCAACTGCGAACTGAGGACGCGGTGACGGTCAATGGGGTCCGATGTCTCAATCTTACGCGTTTCGACCGAACCGGTAGAGCGGTGGAGGGGAAGCGCTTCAAAAACCGCAACAGTGAACGCATCCTCCCCATCCACGATGAGTTGCTCGCAGCAGGGTTTGAGGATTACGTCCGAAGCTGCGGAAAGACCGACCGGCTTTTCCCCGGACTTACCCGAAGCGCCAAAGGCAGTTACTCAGATAATTTCTCGAAGTGGTTTGGACGATTTATGGACGGTGTCGGACTGCGCGACGCCTCGCTCGTATTTCATAGCTTCCGGCATGGATTTAGGGATGCCTGTCGGATGGCTGACATACCCGATGACACCGCAAACGCCTTGGGCGGCTGGGCAGCAATCAATCAGGGCCAGCGGTACGGAGACCGGACCGCAGTCCCGCTGCTACACCGGGCTCTCCAGAAAGTGCAGTATGACGATTTCAGCCTCATAAGTGTGCTTCGGAAGGACTCCACATAG
- a CDS encoding recombinase family protein, with protein MSRIAYFRVSTGGQSLDAQRSALQGPFDREFSDEGVSGATPAATRPGFSDLLSYVREGDTVCVYALDRLGRDALDVQANVRNLISQGVTLDVVGLGPIGKGVGELIVAVLAQIADMERQRIKERCDAGRDAARAALATTGKTHRGKESLGRPYAADPSEVRKWRRENSASISQTMAQFGISKNTVSRYCSSGSDAF; from the coding sequence ATGAGCCGGATCGCCTATTTTCGAGTATCTACGGGAGGGCAGAGCCTCGACGCACAGCGCAGTGCTCTCCAAGGTCCATTTGATCGTGAGTTCAGCGACGAAGGTGTGAGCGGAGCAACGCCCGCTGCCACCCGCCCCGGATTTAGCGATCTTTTATCCTACGTGCGCGAGGGCGACACTGTTTGTGTCTATGCTCTCGACCGTCTCGGACGTGACGCGCTCGACGTACAGGCGAACGTTCGTAATTTGATTTCGCAAGGAGTTACGCTCGACGTTGTGGGCCTCGGACCGATTGGCAAAGGCGTGGGCGAGCTCATTGTGGCCGTGCTTGCACAGATCGCGGACATGGAGCGCCAACGGATCAAAGAACGATGCGATGCAGGCCGAGACGCTGCGCGAGCGGCGCTTGCGACGACGGGAAAAACTCATCGCGGCAAAGAAAGCCTCGGTCGTCCTTATGCCGCCGACCCGTCGGAAGTCCGCAAGTGGCGTCGCGAAAACAGCGCGAGCATCTCACAAACGATGGCGCAGTTCGGTATCTCGAAGAATACCGTTTCTCGCTACTGCTCGTCAGGCAGCGATGCGTTCTGA
- a CDS encoding helix-turn-helix transcriptional regulator: MDTLKRDPEYIAEQVKLIRKMFSLTQENLADAAGLSSRTIEKIESGRHRPEIQTLRSIARAVQFDVNVFAKPSPEEEERQKSEMLRAFRKTVVAPINPVRTVNDFLHALEARDAFRIDTSAVSEDAALSIAAEMTDWIRDLGDIWDECYMSQRVEYAREFVNLCQQIEGAGYICYMGRHRQQMRYREGSRTILTVGLMIILPKNSDATRYTIIPLEGVWESVEEERANLE; the protein is encoded by the coding sequence ATGGACACGTTGAAGCGAGACCCGGAATACATCGCTGAGCAGGTGAAGCTCATTCGGAAAATGTTTAGCCTTACCCAAGAAAACTTGGCTGATGCGGCAGGCCTGAGCTCGCGCACGATAGAGAAAATTGAAAGCGGTCGGCATCGGCCAGAGATACAGACACTGCGCAGCATCGCGAGGGCGGTGCAATTCGATGTGAACGTATTTGCAAAGCCGAGCCCTGAAGAGGAAGAGCGCCAAAAGTCGGAAATGCTCCGCGCTTTCCGGAAGACTGTCGTTGCACCCATAAACCCAGTTCGAACTGTAAATGACTTCCTGCACGCTCTGGAAGCCCGGGATGCATTCCGTATCGATACCTCTGCCGTCAGCGAAGATGCCGCCCTTTCTATAGCGGCTGAGATGACTGATTGGATCAGAGATTTGGGGGACATATGGGACGAGTGTTACATGTCTCAACGAGTAGAGTACGCGAGAGAGTTCGTGAACTTGTGCCAGCAAATTGAGGGCGCAGGCTACATTTGTTATATGGGCAGACACCGCCAACAGATGAGATATCGTGAGGGGTCTAGAACTATCCTGACTGTCGGACTCATGATCATCCTCCCCAAAAATTCAGATGCGACCCGATATACAATCATTCCTCTAGAAGGGGTTTGGGAAAGTGTGGAAGAAGAACGCGCTAATTTGGAATAG
- a CDS encoding cation:proton antiporter gives MDKATFGLDPYHILLTGCGLAIIAAYWLPRYFRGREPAASGLLILGGLAVFGLLPGVPNALNPIDNPRVWELASEFAVIIALFGTGIRIDKIRGHNLWNTTIRMLTIAMPLCILSVVVLGLGIGLSIAGSVLLAAVLAPTDPVLAADVQVGPPLEGGEHPVRFALTTEAGLNDGLAFPFVYLAIFIVAATGGVGEWIGEWLGFYVVYKIAVGVVAGCAAGWVLGRVLFTLPGDNPLANAGTGVIALAGVLVTYGLTELIEGYGFIAAFFMGLVLRRKEAEHEYHGRLHSFSSALEHSVTAVLLVLLGGAIPALLGYLDWQHALLGVALIFIIRPISGMLALWGDPMSLRQRGVVAFYGVRGIGSIYYLAYAGGQLNLVDEGALWATVTFTILLSTIVHGFSAGSVVWAATHEGERPSEPT, from the coding sequence ATGGACAAGGCAACCTTCGGTCTCGATCCCTACCATATCCTGCTGACCGGTTGCGGGCTGGCGATCATCGCCGCCTATTGGCTGCCGCGCTACTTCCGGGGGCGAGAGCCAGCCGCATCGGGCCTGCTGATCCTTGGCGGGCTGGCGGTCTTCGGGCTGCTGCCCGGCGTGCCCAACGCGCTCAACCCGATAGACAACCCGCGGGTGTGGGAACTGGCGTCGGAATTCGCGGTGATCATCGCGCTGTTCGGCACCGGCATCCGGATCGACAAGATCCGCGGCCACAACCTGTGGAACACCACGATCCGGATGCTCACCATCGCGATGCCGCTGTGCATCCTTTCGGTGGTGGTGCTGGGGCTGGGAATCGGGCTGTCGATCGCCGGGTCGGTGCTGCTGGCGGCCGTGCTCGCCCCGACGGACCCGGTGCTGGCGGCCGACGTGCAGGTCGGGCCGCCGCTCGAAGGGGGCGAACACCCGGTTCGATTCGCACTCACGACCGAGGCGGGCCTGAACGACGGGCTGGCCTTTCCCTTCGTCTATCTGGCGATCTTCATCGTCGCGGCGACTGGTGGGGTGGGCGAGTGGATCGGCGAATGGCTGGGCTTTTACGTCGTGTACAAGATCGCAGTCGGTGTGGTTGCGGGCTGCGCCGCCGGATGGGTTCTCGGCCGGGTGCTGTTCACTCTTCCGGGTGATAATCCGCTGGCCAATGCCGGAACCGGGGTGATCGCGCTGGCCGGTGTGCTGGTCACCTATGGTCTGACCGAACTGATTGAGGGCTATGGCTTCATCGCCGCCTTCTTCATGGGGTTGGTGCTGCGCCGCAAGGAGGCGGAGCATGAGTATCATGGGCGGCTGCACAGCTTTTCGAGCGCGCTGGAACACTCGGTTACCGCCGTGCTGCTGGTGCTGCTGGGCGGCGCGATTCCGGCGCTGCTGGGTTATCTCGACTGGCAGCACGCGCTGCTGGGCGTTGCGCTGATCTTCATCATCCGCCCGATCAGCGGGATGCTGGCCCTGTGGGGCGATCCGATGTCGCTGCGCCAGCGCGGGGTGGTCGCCTTCTACGGGGTGCGGGGGATCGGTTCGATCTATTACCTCGCCTACGCCGGCGGCCAGCTGAACCTGGTGGACGAGGGCGCGCTGTGGGCGACGGTCACTTTTACGATCCTGCTATCGACCATCGTCCACGGCTTCAGCGCGGGCAGCGTGGTGTGGGCGGCGACCCACGAAGGCGAGCGGCCAAGCGAGCCGACCTGA
- a CDS encoding nuclear transport factor 2 family protein produces MSGFDLEAEVRDLAARRDITAAVQRYVRGLDRLDAPLQRSAFHDDAHVDAGLSAGGPDEFVAFCQQFLGQAGASHHQLGQVSIIFTGADTASGECYFQAWHNSTGEDGAPRDLFIAGRYVDEYACRNGEWRIAKRRLVTDWVTDQPADHSFFDQPGIHRGSRSGADFSERRDWPE; encoded by the coding sequence ATGAGCGGGTTCGACCTGGAAGCGGAAGTTCGGGATCTCGCAGCGCGGCGCGATATTACTGCGGCAGTACAGCGCTACGTGCGCGGACTCGACCGGCTCGATGCCCCGCTTCAGCGCAGCGCCTTCCACGACGACGCGCATGTCGATGCCGGGCTGTCGGCAGGCGGGCCGGACGAATTCGTCGCCTTCTGCCAGCAATTCCTCGGCCAGGCCGGTGCCTCGCACCATCAGCTGGGACAGGTGTCGATCATCTTCACCGGTGCGGACACCGCGAGCGGGGAATGCTATTTCCAGGCGTGGCACAACAGCACCGGCGAGGACGGCGCACCGCGCGACCTGTTCATCGCGGGCCGTTATGTCGACGAATACGCCTGCAGGAACGGTGAGTGGCGCATCGCGAAGCGGCGGCTTGTCACCGACTGGGTGACCGACCAGCCCGCCGACCATTCCTTCTTCGACCAGCCGGGCATCCACCGCGGCTCACGAAGCGGAGCGGATTTCAGCGAACGACGCGATTGGCCAGAATAA
- a CDS encoding HEPN domain-containing protein — translation MSQGLRDQIVEKIVQGQPSLGAFLHSSPNALDLSVGSWDFQSYAFQQGFETLWDHARADRSGLLIQPMLSLWRQSIELSLKAAIIYIAGEIPGNPGHKLDALFSELIAAISSFGLSVDDHLTASVSDMIALAQSIDPIADRFRYPTNKKGEVFERLSTDLDELFQAHWIIVTYCEGAAIEVEALRGSTS, via the coding sequence ATGTCGCAGGGACTTCGGGATCAGATTGTTGAGAAGATTGTTCAAGGCCAACCTTCTCTCGGAGCATTTCTTCATAGTTCTCCAAATGCTCTCGACCTGAGCGTTGGTTCTTGGGATTTTCAGTCCTATGCATTTCAACAGGGCTTCGAGACCCTATGGGATCATGCGCGAGCGGATCGCTCGGGGTTGCTGATCCAGCCCATGCTCTCGCTCTGGCGGCAAAGCATCGAATTGTCTCTAAAGGCAGCGATAATTTACATTGCCGGTGAAATCCCGGGCAATCCGGGCCACAAGCTGGACGCACTTTTTTCTGAACTCATAGCCGCAATATCCTCATTTGGATTGTCTGTCGATGACCATTTGACCGCTAGCGTCAGTGATATGATTGCTCTGGCGCAATCAATCGATCCGATTGCTGACCGGTTTCGATATCCGACCAATAAGAAGGGCGAGGTATTTGAGAGGCTCTCAACTGATCTCGACGAGCTATTTCAAGCTCATTGGATCATCGTCACCTATTGCGAGGGAGCGGCAATAGAGGTGGAGGCCCTCAGAGGATCGACATCCTAG